The genome window ACAGAACGCAGAGCGAAGAGTCCCAGCCCTGGAGAAAGGAGGCTGGAAGGCTTGTGGCCTTCTGGGCTACGGTTCCGCCCGGCTCAGTTTCTTTCTCCGGAAAAGAGGGCAGTCGTAGCGCATCCCCAGGCTGTCAGACTCATGCCCCTcctggcaggagacaggagctgggccCGTGACTCGGCCAGTCCCAAACCTCTCCAGGCTTGGGCATCTGCTGACCCGGTGGCCCCTGGAGAACTTAGCGAGCCCAGCACGGAGTAGTCTGCCAGCCAGGGAGTTTATCCAGCGGGAGCTCCGCAGGGGTGGGGGCGGAATCTGGAGAGGAGCTGGCATGgtgggtggagggaaggggaCGGTCTGGCCGCTGTGCGCGAAACCCCAGGTGGTGTCCTGCCTGAGCGCAAGGTGGGGGGAGacaggctggccctgccccccccccccgcccgggcaggtgccacagtgctgcccaggGGCAAGGAAGCCCTGACCCAGTGGAAGACCCAGCTACAGGTGAAGACGCTGGGAGGGGGAGGTTTCTAGGGGTGGTATCTGAGTGCAGCTGGCTCAAGCACGGGGCAAACTGGAGGCCTGGGCCGTGGCCTCTCTGGCACTTCCAGCTGAAGGGCTCCGGATTACCCGGTCCTTCACCGGTTCCATGGCACCGTGCCTTGGCATTTGGCATCTCTccgcagggccctgcaccccccgTGCTGGCCTTGTCCCTCACTTGGGGAGGGTTCGCTTAAGGCAAGGGCTGCCGAGACTGCCGAATCTTGGCCAAGTCAGCACTCCTCCAGGGCCTCGGTCGTGTGCATCCCCACGACTGGGTGGAAGGTTGAGCTGCCGCATGCAGGCGTGGCCTGAGGCCTCTACCTCCCCCCATTCGTTCAAGAAAGCTGTCTAGGGTGGCAGAGCGGGGCAAGCCACTGCTTCCAAGGCTGGTGTCCCGTCTCAGACTGCAGTTCGAGTCTGGactgatctgcttctgatccagcttcctgctgatgcgcctgggaaggcagcaaaccatggctcaagaacttagactcctgccacccatgtaggagaccaggttggagttcctggctcccggattcatcctggcccagatttggctgCTGTTTGGGAGAGTGTTCCAGCCAATGGAAccagccctctttctctctctctcctgttattctgcctttcaaataaaatatcttttaaaaaaaaagaagcttttcTAGGGAGTCTTACGTGTGGTGTGAGGGGCAGAGGGCTGCTCCTTGCAGCCTTGCATCTGCTCCCTGCCCTAGGCAAAGGACACAGGGAGTCTGGCCAGCCCGAGCTCCCCGGGACGGGGAGGGGGCGGAGGACGCTGCACGCCgcggtgggctgggctgggccgggaaTGCAGAGCAGGGCTATTTAAGCCgaggcccagggctgctggcAACCCCAGCAGCCGTCCTGTGAACTGACAGCATGGATGACATCTACAAAGCTGCGGTGAGGAagcagaggggcagggctggggtgggggagccgcTGGGAACTTAGCCCAGAATGGGGGCGGGGGGACCCCCAGCAAAGTGGGGGGGACCCAGGAGAGGCCCACACAAACATGCATCTTCAAAGGGACGGTGGGTCTGGCATGGGGGGGGGTTCAGTCTAGTGGAGCTGGCAGGGTGAGTGGAGGGGGTCAGAGCCTTTGCCGTCAAGCCCCCTGTTTCCCGTGTCTGTAGGCTGTGTGCCCATCTCGGCCACATCTCTGCATCATGTCTCCGCATCTCTCAGCTCCCCTGGAGCTGCCTCTCTGAGTCTCTGTGgctgtctcctgtctcctggccctccctgcccctcgcAGCCTGTCGCTCGCACCCTTGCAGTGCCCCTCCAACCTCCACTTCCTAGCTGACTGGAACGTGGCCAGGGGTCGTGAGGAGCAGGCTGCAAGACCCGAGTCTGGGCTAGGGAAGGGGCATGGAAGCTCAAGGCAGGGAAGGACTAGGTGTGCGTGCAGGAGAGGTGGGGCAGGGAAGACGGGAACCGACAATGAGGGGCCCAGCCCACGGGTAAACTCAGGGCTCAGTGGTTTAGCTGGGGACGAGGGTCAGGGAGCAAGGGCTGGAGAGTGGTCACCCCAAGTACCTGCACCCTGCTGGGGTCACTGAGGGGCTTCAGACCCTGTTCCATCCCGGGGGGGTGACCTCTGCCCCGGGGACAAGCACATGGGAGCCCAGGCGCTGTCCCCAGGGGAACCCTCCCTCAGCCCCTTGAATGCGGCCCCACTCCTAGGCAGGGAAGGGCTATGGCTGGCTGTGGGGGtgtgcccacccacccccaccagggGGGTGGTGGAGGCAGCCCTCCGCCCAGTGCCCATACATGGCCTGGCGGGGCTGGGGACTAATTTTGGCTCCCTAGGCGACAGCAGTAGGCCAGGGGGCCAGATaacgctgccccacccccagcatgcCGAAGTCCCAGAACAATCACCAGGTTTAACTTTGTCCCCCGTTAAAAATAGCCCAGTGGTCACCCTGGTCAGGTTACAGAGGGTGGCTTTGCCCGTCCCCACCCGAGTTTTATTGTCCCAGCCTGAGGGACAGCTGTCCTTCAGGCCTCGCAGCTTGGGTTTCATTAGGGAGGCTGAAAGGGCGTTGAGTGGTCACTGGCTATTGTTACCCCGGGTCACCTTGGCCCTGGAGGGGGTGCCCACCTGTCACCCTGGCCCCGAGCCCAGCCTCAGTGAGGCCAGCTGTGTCACCTCAGGGCTTTGGGACAGGAAGGGAGGGCTGAGGTCTCTTCTTggtggcctggctcctggcttcagccttcccACCTGTGGGACAGTTGCTTCCCTCGAAAGCAGCCAAGGCCTGAGTCTGTGTCCTGAGACCCCTTTTCCTCCCTAGGTAGAGCAGCTGACAGAAGAGCAGAAAAATGGTGAGTGTCCCCTGCTGCACTGCTGGggacagcagggccaggctgggggagtCCCAGGAGAGGAGTCCCAGCTGGAGGCCAGAAGCTGGGCCCCCTGGCTGGCACCTCAGCGGTCTCAGAGGGAAGAAGGCAGCTTGGCAGCTGGccctctggggtcctggctgctgagacgcgctgctctctctctgtccccggCCCCACCTTGTTGATGCAGAGTTCAAGGCGGCCTTCGACATCTTCGTGCTGGGCGCGGAGGATGGCTGCATCAGCACCAAGGAGCTGGGCAAGGTGATGCGGATGCTGGGCCAGAACCCCACGCCCGAGGAGCTGCAGGAGATGATCGACGAGGTGGACGAAGACGGTGAGCCCCGCCTGCCCGTCTCGCTGGGGTCAGGCCTGGCTCTGTCTGTCCAGCGGCTGTTTAGCCTGTTTGAGCCTCAGTTGTCTCGTCTGTCAAATGGGCATACTGACCACGCTCGCCTCCAAGAGGCGGTGTGAGGGTGCAGGGAGAACGTGGGGCTTGTGTCCAGGCCGCTGCCTCACGGCATGCCGCccgcaccacaggcagcggcacGGTGGACTTCGACGAGTTCCTGGTCATGATGGTCCGCTGTATGAAGGACGACAGCAAAGGGAAATCCGAGGAGGAGCTGTCTGACCTCTTCCGCATGTTTGACAAGTGAGCGCGCTGCTCTTGACCTCTGAGCCTGCCACCCTGACCGGGCAGAACTGGGGCAGTGGGCAGCCTCCAATTTGAGATGAAGGGACCCTGTGTGAGGGGGGTGAGGGGTGCCTCCGGCCCTCCCCACAAGCTGCAGCCCCGGCTCCCCCTCAGAAACGCCGACGGCTACATCGACCTGGACGAGCTGAAGATCATGCTGCAGGCCACGGGCGAGACCATCACGGAGGACGACATCGAGGAGCTCATGAAGGACGGCGACAAGAACAACGACGGCCGCATCGACTACGACGGTGAGCAGGGGCCGGGGCCCTGCCGCCGTGCCCTGCCCGGCGGCCCGCTCACTGCCTCCTGGCCCTCTCTCCACAGAGTTCCTGGAATTCATGAAGGGTGTGGAATAGACCCAGCCTTCAGCGGGAGCCGCCCAGATGCTCCGACTCCAGCTGGGGTGCCGCCGGGGCGGGGCCATGAGGGTCAGCCGCCCCTCGCCCCGACCCTGGATCCCTCCCCAGCCTGCGGTGTGAATAAAGCCTTGCCCCCCAGTGGCCTGCCTGCCTCTGACTGCCCCCTCCCGGTGCCCGCGCCCTTCCCGGGGTCTGCGCCTGCTCTggatccccagcccctgctggaaGCCTTGGAGTCTCTCAGGGCCTGTGGCCGTGCTCCACACTCTGCACACTGCTTTCTATGGCTGAAGTAATGCATTCGCACAAGCTTCTGGGACGCAGCTGTGGTcagagcaggtggcagcccaGGGCTTCTCTCCTTGAAGGGAGCCGGCAGTACAGTGCCTCTCAGCTCTGCCTGCGGGGAAGCTGGCCCTGTGGGACCCAGCAGGCCCTGGCTCCGACCCACAGAAACATCAGCTCCTGGGGACCGAGGGGCGTCGCGTCGGCCCTGCTTCCCCTCGCCCGTTTCACAGGCGGGACCCCAGGGACCTCGAGAGGTGCCGGGACCGTGCAGGACACCCCGGAGTTTGAAGAAGAGTGAAGCTGCCTGGCTGGGGCTCTGTGTGATGGGCCGGTTCCTGTGACTCTTAGAGGCTGGCGGCTGGCAGGGGCCTCTGAGCTCAGTGCAGATTCCCCAGGCCAGAGCGGCGCCAGCACAGGGGGCTcgccctgggaggcggtgggggctgcagggaggccgAGGTGTCAGCGGTGGCGCTCCCAGGAGGGGCAGCTGCCGCCGGCACCCAGGCTCCAGCCAGAATGCCCACAGCTGTCccggcctctgcacctgtgcctcCGCCCAGGCAATTCCCCACACAGGCCTGGCATTCCAGAGACACTCTTGGAATTCTGGGGATGCTTCTGGTGGGGGCCAGAGCTGCCAGGAGCTGCCCGGGAGCCTCAGGCCTGCCCTGGGAGCTGGAGAACTCGGGGAGCCCTACAGACATGCAGGGGCAGCCAGAGAGATGAAAGGGCCACAGTGGACAGCCCCCGACAGCACACCCACCTTTTACTCACACACCTGCCATGGGCCTGGCCATGGTGGGTGCTGGGATGCATGAGTGAAGCCTGGTCCACCCACGGAGACCAAGAGTGAAGCGAGCGCAATGGGAGCACCAGTGTGGGGCTGGAATAGAGACTGCGGAGGCGTGCTGGGCCCGCAGGTAGtctgggagggcttcctggagttGTTGGTCCTTTGAGCAAGGCTTGAAGAACCACAGGGAACTGGCCACGGTGGGGCAAGGGAGAGGAGTCAAGCCTCCCTCAGCAGGTTTGGGAGAaggggtcagggccaggccccacgagaaactcagtccaggtgagggggaggtgggggcagcaggagcaccccctgggctggggcagggtgaggCGGACGCtgtgggaagggagtggggtgcaggggctcagggcacGTTTTGGAACCAGAACGGGCAGAACTTGCTGAAGGAATGGGCATAGAGGCAGGAAGTAAGAGGCGGGAGTGACTGCTAGACTTTTGGCCCAACTGCCAATTCCCGGGCTCTGGAAGCCGGGGAGGCACAGGTTCCACGGTGGGGTACTGGGAAGCGGAGGCCCCTGTGCTCCTCTAGTGGGTTTCACATTTTGAAATCCCAGACTTGCAAAAATAGCACAGAAAGCTCCCGCTTGCCCTTCACCCAAGTTCCCCAAATGCTAACATCTGAACTAACCACAGCATAGCAAGCGAGCCCCGGAAGTCAGCACGGAGGGGGCGCTATTCCTTCACGTGCCCTCGTGCTGCCCAGCGTCCCCCCTACGTCCACTCCGACCCGGGAGCCTGAGACCTCGCCAGCGGCCATGAGCTTCCCGACCCCTGCCAGAGGGTGACACTGCCCCAAGACCTGGACCCCTCTGCAGAGCTCCCCCGCCGGTGGTTTTGTAGCTCCTCGCTCGATGCAGGTTTGCCCGGGGGGCCCCAGGACTGACTCAGGTGACGCTGTGTGAGCGCACGGAGGACGAGCAGACTCTTGTCCCTGTGTGCAGATGCCTCCGAGACAGGTGGCAGGGACATGAAAGCAGGTGGAGGCAGAGCGCGCAAACACAGCTATCACAGGCACAAGAAGCCCGTTCCCAGCCCGGGCATGGAGGAGGCCCCCAGGGGAGCTGGACAAGaggggtgctgggctgggtgCTGGAACCCCCAAACGCAGGCAGTCTGGGGGAAGGGTCACAGCCACAGGAGGGAGAGACCCTCGGTGAGCCAgggcccagcagccaggaggagaAGAAGCAAGTGTGGGTGAAAGCGCGTGGCCCTGGgccgtggccacttggggagggtTTCAGCGAGCCTGCCTGGAGAGGGCtgaggggcagggcagctggccaggctggaCACCGGGACAGGCTGCCATGGAGAGGACCTGCGCTTAAGCAGAGGGAGCCGTGCCAGTGCTGATGGGGATAGCCAGTGAGGCAGGAATAGAGCGAAGTGAGGTACATGGGCGACCACGGCAGGCCAGCAGCCACAGGGCCTCCGGGCCCTTTTCCGAAGGGTCTGGTGACCGCACTGGGTTGTGGATCCAAGCCGGGCCAGGAGAAAGGGGGGCTCAAGGcaagcagaggcaggcaggtgggtgAGTGGGAAGAGTGGGGGACCAAGGGCAGTCGATGGTGTGCAGACCTCATGCAGtagaggtctcccatgcagaaggTCACAGCCTGACCTGGAGGGCAGGTGGCCCAGGCTAGGGGGGAGAAAGGGATTGGCAGAGAGGAAGACAAGGACTCCAGAGGCACGGGGTGCCGTGcaggggcatctggggaggggaagagaggcgAGCTGTCTGTGAAGGAAGCGGGGGTGTGCACCAGCTCCAGAGAGGCCAGCCGCAGCCCCTCTGGCTGGGCCGGCCTCAGACCAGGGCCATGTGTGCCTCGGTTGGAGCCCCATGGAAGCTGTCCCCCGATCTCTATCAACGAGGTGGGTGGGCAAGGGGCTGTGACCTTCCATGTTCCCACCTGGTGGCACCTGCTACATGAACCTGCACATCACGCATGAATTGGCCCGGGGCTCAGAGTCTCCCAACAGCTCAGGGCATCTCTCCCTACACACATTGCCTAGTTCTGTTTCCCGCATTCAGTACTCTGCCTCTGGACTGTCATCCTTCCCCTGGGTAGTGTTTCCTCCATGAAGCCTCTCTTGATTTCCTCCATCAGCAGCAATCACTGGAGGTCTCCCTCTGGCTCTGTGTGGTTGCCAGCTGTTGTCTGTCCCCTGCTTTCTGCTGCCCCACCATCACCCCACCACGGAGGGCCTCCCGCAGTTCCGTCCTTGTCCACCAGATGGCACACGGTACATGTGGCTGGGCCTATGGATCTGTGGTCTGTTCCTACCTACCACCAGCAAGGAGGCCCCCCTGTAGAGAGCCTCTCCCTGCACCGTTAAAcagggagactgaggctcagagggggaAAAGCCTCACAAAGGCCACCCAAGGTGAGAGTAGAGACTGGACTGCCAGCCTCTGCCACGGAGTGCGCCACCTCCCACGCCCTGCCTCAGTAGACccttcctgcagccccagcaggggACCTGACAGAGCTGAGGCCCCTGGGTGGGCTGGCAGGCTCAGGAGAGCTTGGGCCTTGTGCCCACAGCTGGTGGCCACATTCTGGCTGAAGGGCTGTCCGGCTCGATCTCCAGCTACACCTTGGCCCCCAGCCTGGCTCCAAGGCGACATATCTCCCCAGGGAAACCGGGGCCAAGAACCCGGTAACCGGCACGGCAGCCCTTGCACAAGCTCTGCTTACCACATTATGAAGCCTGGTTACACCCAAGGGGGCTGCTCCATGGCCCCGGGAGGGGGAAGAGCGCTGGGCCCGGTtctgcagcagaggcagaggcagaggcagaggcagaggcagggctgagtTGAGCTGTGTAGCCTGGGCTAATCCTTTCCTCTCCGAGTTTCCTGACCACCATCTGCGACGTTCAACCACAGGAGCTTGTAGGTTCCTGGGAGCTTTAACTCCAGCTCAAGTTTCACGTCTTCTTGGTGCCCAAGGCCTCAGCTTCTGAATGTAGGGGTCTCAGTGGGAACCACGGGGACCAGGGGCACGAGGCAGTCCCCACCCTCAGCCCAGATTCTGCCCCTTACTCTcagcccccacctcacccctctGGGGCTCTTCTACCCCCAGTCAGAGTTCAGGGCAGGGGGCATGAATTCTGCAGAGATTCTAGGTGCCCTGGGCCTGTGGGGCATGGGGGCTCTGCGAAGACCCCACCACTGACCTGGTAACCCTGAAGTCCCTGGGTTTCTGGAAGGAATGGAGGCCCGAGGGAGGCAAGGTAACGGGTGTCCCCTGGGCATGGGTGGATCTTGTCTGCTACCCCAAAGCAAGCCCGGTGAGCTGGGATGGGGCCTGGTGGCTGTGGGCACTGCCAGATGGGacaggcctgggtgggggaggctgcaTACCATCTCTTGCCAGTCCCAGATTGTGAGGTGTGACTGGTCCTTAGCCCCTGCCCAGGACTTGGAACCCCTTCCGTGGGCCCTGCCAGGGGAGCTGCAGAGCCAAGAGCACAGGAGGAGCAGGAAGCAAAACAGAGCCCAGCCAGACCCCTCCCAGCTCCTTGACCTCCGACCTCCCTTCCAGCCTCTCTGCCGTTTGCCATTTTGCGGGAGCCTGGTGACCTGCGTCCTGTGCAAACTGTCCCTGCCCCAGCCGAGTAAGGGTCTCCTGCCATGGGGAACCACCAGCCGGACACGAGAGCACCCAGTAGGCCCACCAAGCTGCAGGCAAAGCTGCAGGTGGATGGGAGGCCCTGGCCTGCTCCCCGCCTCCTCCGGGCCTCCCCGCCCAGGGCTGGGTGGAGCCGGCGCCTTATAAGTGACTGCCTGGTGGCCAGCTCGCAAACTGCAGCCGGCGGCAGGACAGGACCAGGGTGGCCGCTCCCTTTCCCAGCATGGCCCCCTCGgcatgggccatctgctgcctcctggggggcCTCCAGCTCAGCGGGGGCAGCCCGGGCCCCGGAGTGCCCCGTCTGCGGCTCTCCTACCGAGGTACCGAGGTACCGGCCACAGGGTGTGCCCTGTGCTTTCCCATGCACGGGCTGGAGGACACCTCGGGTCTGTCCTGCCAGCCCGAGGCATggagcccctccccagcacaAGCTTGTGGGGGGGTGGGCCTTGTGGCCCtaccccaggctgcaggcagaggtgggagagacagagccgTGCAGGGTGGAGTCTGAGAGGGCTGCTGGGGAGAGACCCCAAGGGgatgggacagagagagatggcgAGCGGGCCGGGGAGCGGGGACACAGAGGGCGCGCTGGAAGGTCTGTCTGGGCACAGCAGGGGCTCTgcccagagtggacagtgggggaGTGGCTAGCATCCTGTCCCTGCAGGCCTCCCCTCACTCCCCAAGTCCCTCCATCCTCCTGCCCAGGGAGGGTCTCTGCGGCAGGGTCCCCTCTGCCCTAAACTAGACGGTGGGGTTGCGGCTGCAGCTGCACAGCCTCCAACAGCCTCTGTGAGACACAGCTTCTTCTTCGGGAAACCAGAGGGGTGAACACCTTCCCCTGGGAGCCCCAGTCTGAGTGGGGAGCCACTAGCTTGTTCTGGAGACTGACGGGGAATATGGTCCTGCCCTGGGAGCTGTGGTTGTGGGCAGAGTTCAGGCTAGAAGGGAGAGCCTCAAATAAGCTATCAGTCATggggggcttcctggaagagggtaAGTTTGGGGAAAGGAGTGGGTGCTAGGGCAAGATGCTCCTGTTCCCCAAGTTTCCAAGGGCTGCTCGCACCCCCTTCTCACCACAGCCTGCCCCTTGCCctcccatcacctccacctccccagCCAGAGGACTTAGGATCCTCCACTCCTGGACCAGtgtccccacccagcccctcccgTCTCTGGACCCAGCATGGGAAGTGCCTttgggccacaatgctgggctgGAGGCTGCACGTGGCCTGGCCATACCCTTGCCGGTGCCCTCTCCAGGCTTccctagcactggccccagactgCTGCCCTACCCTCCACCAGGAGCTGTCTTCCCTGGGGATGGGGACTGGGGATGGGGACTGGGGGACTGGGCACAGCACAgatgggcgggggtgggagggtgtttGCTGTAGGACCAAGGGCTAAAGAATGGAGGAGTGAGATGTAGCCCTGGGTGGGCTGGGGGGCTCAGAGcctccaggccccaccccaggtTGGCAGCTCTGGGAAAGAAGCATTTTCCagctgggagggggaggcagctggggagtggcaTGCACAGCTGGGACCCTCCCCCTCCACGCTGAGCGAGCCAGCAGGCCCTGAtccgcctccctctgcccctgccagaCCTCCTGTCTGCCAACCGCTCTGCCGTGTTTCTGGGTCCCCGTGGCTCCCTGGGGCTCCGGGCAATGTACCTGGATGAGTACCGAGATCGCCTCTTTCTGGGGGGCCGCGATGCCCTCTACtcgctgcggctgggccaggcatgGCCAGACCCCCGAGAGGTAAGCTTGACCCAGCGGCAAGGAGAGTCCAGATGGGGAAACTGGGACGTTGAGCCCAGTGCAGTCAGCCAGGCTGTGTTGCAGGTCctgtggccgccacggccaggcCAGAGAGAGGAATGTGTCCGCAAGGGGAGAGACCCTGTGGTGAGTGTTCTCCAAAGTGACCAGACCgtccccagccccactggaccTCCTTCCTATTCCCCAGGACCCCGGGGCCTGCCTGAGAGGCGGAGAGCCCCCCTCACCCTGGGCACCGCTCTCCTTTCTCCACCAGACGGAGTGTGCCAACTTCATCCGGGTACTGCAGCCCCACAACCGGACCCACCTGCTGGCCTGCGGCACGGGGGCCTTCCAGCCCACCTGCGCCCTCATCACGGTCGGGCACCGAGGGGAGGtgagcctggcccccaccccgcccccagggctgggagccagtgACATTTCCTCCCTGCTGCCTGAAGGCTTCCCATTGAGCCCCAGCGGGGACGGAGGGGCAGGGACCTGAAAGGCGCCTTTGTGCAGAGAGTGACCCCATTAGTGACGCCTTGCATGAGGGCaccttccccccgccccccactctcCAGCCGCACGCGATGGCACAGCCACAGCCGCAgggtggtggggctggggcttcTCTCCCAGGTGacaccctcctgcccctcccccccccccccccgccttctcTGCCCAGCATGTGCTACACCTGGAGCCCAGCAGCCTGGAGAGTGGGCGGGGAAGGTGCCCACACGAGCCCAGCCGCCCCTTTGCCAGCACCTTCGTTGGTGAGTGATGCCCAGACCAGGGAGGGGGCGGGAAGGTGGGCGCTGGCTGTGGCCCTCCTCCCCTGACTCTGCCTTCTGCAACCCCCCAACCCCCGCTTAGGCGGGGAGCTGTACACAGGCCTCACGGCTGACTTCCTGGGGCGCGAGGCCATGATCTTCCGCAGTGGGGGCCATCGGCCGGCCCTGCGTTCTGATTCCGACCAGAGCCTCTTGCACGGTGAGGCCTATTGCAGGCAGGGCCATTGGGGTCTGCCTCGGGGTTGGCATGGGGAAtgctggaggcagggaggaggggccatTCCGCTGCCTGGGTCCTGGTGCTGCTTTTTGGGCCCCCCCATCCTCCTGTCTTTCTCGGACAACCCCCTGACCAGCGTCCCTGTCACCTGTCCAGATCCCCGGTTCATTATGGCTGCCCGCATCCCTGACAACTCCGACCATGCTGATGACAAGGTGTACTTCTTCTTCTCCGAGACGGTCCCCTCACCTGACGGCGGCCCGGGCCGTGTCACCGTCAGCCGCGTGGGCCGCGTCTGCGTGGTGAGAGCCGGGAAGAGGTGGTGAGGGTTACATCCCTACTGCAACCCCTTCCCAGGCCCGCTGCCCTGCCCCTGAGcaatgggagtgggggtggaggtgcGGGGTGGGGCCCAGCGAGTGGGGCCCAAGGCTGACCCCGGTTCCCTCCAGAACGACGCGGGAGGCCAGCGGGTGCTGGTGAACCGATGGAGCTCCTTCCTCAAGGCCAGGTTGCTCTGCTCCGTGCCCAGCCCAGGGGGTGCTGAGACCCACTTTGACCAGCTGGGTAAGGGcgggcctgggctctgggggcgGGCAGGGTTCAGAGTCCCCGGGCAGGGGCAGTGGCGGTGGCCGTGATGGCTATGCCCCTTCTGTGTCCCAGAGGATGTGTTCTTGCTGTGGCCCAAGGTGGGGAAGAGCCCAGAGGTGCACGCGCTGTTCAGCACTGTCAGGTGAGCAAGGCCTCCCTGTgccccagctgggcccagcccccaccccttggCGCCTGCTGTCGAGCTTCTGACTTGCCACCTGCGTCAGGGACCTCTGCCTCCGTGTCCTTGTTTTTTGGAGTCTCTGCTTGCTACAGGCACTGTCACCCTCTTTCCCGCCTTCCCACCCTCGGTGGCCAGCCTGGCCTGAATGTCTCTGCCCTTGGCAGTGCCGTGTTCCGGGGCTTTGCTGTCTGTGTGTACCACAtggcagacatctgggaagtctTCAATGGGCCCTTTGCCCACCGAGACGGTCCTCAGTACCAGTGGGGACCTTTTGGGGGCAAGGTGCCCTTCCCCCGCCCTGGCGTGGTGAGTACGTGCATAGGTCAAGGAGAGGcctgagggaggagaggagaataGCCCCATGGGTGTGCCTGGGATGGGTTCTGGGGGCCTGGTCCTGGAGGGGTGTGCTGAGTAGGGGAGAGCCTCTCCCACAGGGAGGGCGGGCCATGGGGGTGCAGACAGCCTGGGCAGAGAGCCACCCAGGACACATCAGGCACCCcctttgctgctgctgcctgcagtgccccagCAAGATGACCGCACAGCCAGGACGGCCCTTTGGCAGCACCAAGGACTACCCAGACGAGGTGCTGCAGTTTGCCCGCACCCACCCACTTATGTTCCGGCCCGTGAGGCCTCGGCGTGGCCGCCCTGTCCTCGTCAAGACCCACCTGGCCCAGCAGCTGCGCCAGATTGTGGTGGACCGCGTGGAAGCTGAGGATGGGACCTACGACGTCATCTTCCTGGGAACCGGTAGGAGAGCTGAGCAGGGGCTGGCAGATGCGGGGGGCAGGCGGCCCAGGCCGGCCCTTCCTCTCGTGCCgacccctccttccctgccccagACTCAGGCTCTGTGCTCAAAGTCATGGCCCTACAGGCTGGAGGCTCAGCTGAGCCCGAAGAGGTGGTTCTGGAGGAGCTGCAGGTGTTCAAGGTAAGCAGGGGTCCCTGGGAGGCCTGAGGTCTGAGCCTGGCTACAGGGCAGCAGGAACGAGCTcaggagcaggggcctggggctgcagcttcGATCCCTGGGAGGCGAGTGCCTGTCGGCAAAGCCCTGCCAGGCTTGAGTCATGCTGAGGAGGTGGCTGACACCCCAATCCCCAAAAGGTTCTGTGAGTCCCTCTGTTGACTCAGGCAGGGGCTGGTCTGTGTTTGGGGGACAGCCAGGACTTCTGGACTGCTGAGGAGCGGGGCTGTGAGAGGGTATCAGCTGGAAGGCTGACTGGGACGAAGGTCCTTTCCTGGGACCTGGCATCTGGGAAAGGCTGTCCGGTACTGGTGGCCACGGGGCACACTGACCCTGGCTGGGAGATGGGGCTCCCATGCCTGGGATAGGAGGAGGCTCAGAGCAGGGATGCGATGGAGCTTGGGAAGCTGGGGGGGGCTGTCCCACCGACCCCATGCTGAGACTCTCCTCCCACCGCAGGTGCCAGCTCCCATCACGGAGATGGAGATCTCTGTCAAACGGGTAAGGG of Oryctolagus cuniculus chromosome 10, mOryCun1.1, whole genome shotgun sequence contains these proteins:
- the SEMA3G gene encoding semaphorin-3G isoform X4, with amino-acid sequence MAPSAWAICCLLGGLQLSGGSPGPGVPRLRLSYRDLLSANRSAVFLGPRGSLGLRAMYLDEYRDRLFLGGRDALYSLRLGQAWPDPREVLWPPRPGQREECVRKGRDPVTECANFIRVLQPHNRTHLLACGTGAFQPTCALITVGHRGEHVLHLEPSSLESGRGRCPHEPSRPFASTFVGGELYTGLTADFLGREAMIFRSGGHRPALRSDSDQSLLHDPRFIMAARIPDNSDHADDKVYFFFSETVPSPDGGPGRVTVSRVGRVCVNDAGGQRVLVNRWSSFLKARLLCSVPSPGGAETHFDQLEDVFLLWPKVGKSPEVHALFSTVSAVFRGFAVCVYHMADIWEVFNGPFAHRDGPQYQWGPFGGKVPFPRPGVCPSKMTAQPGRPFGSTKDYPDEVLQFARTHPLMFRPVRPRRGRPVLVKTHLAQQLRQIVVDRVEAEDGTYDVIFLGTDSGSVLKVMALQAGGSAEPEEVVLEELQVFKVPAPITEMEISVKRQMLYVGSQLGVAQLRLHQCETYGSACAECCLARDPYCAWDGTSCTRYRPSPGKRRFRRQDIRHGNPALQCLGQSQEDEAWGLVATTTVYGTEHNSTFLECQPRSPQAAVRWFLQRPEDGGPDQQVKTDERVVQTEQGLLFRRLSRLDAGTYTCTTLEHGFSQTIVRLALEVILATQLDSLFPREPRVEQSPARGSLASSPPKAWYKDILQLTGFANLPRVDEYCERVWCGGLGERPGSFRSRGKQAKGKSWAGLELGKKVKSRVQAERNRTPREVEAM
- the SEMA3G gene encoding semaphorin-3G isoform X7 — its product is MAPSAWAICCLLGGLQLSGGSPGPGVPRLRLSYRDLLSANRSAVFLGPRGSLGLRAMYLDEYRDRLFLGGRDALYSLRLGQAWPDPREVSLTQRQGESRWGNWDVEPSAVSQAVLQVLWPPRPGQREECVRKGRDPVTECANFIRVLQPHNRTHLLACGTGAFQPTCALITVGHRGEHVLHLEPSSLESGRGRCPHEPSRPFASTFVGGELYTGLTADFLGREAMIFRSGGHRPALRSDSDQSLLHDPRFIMAARIPDNSDHADDKVYFFFSETVPSPDGGPGRVTVSRVGRVCVNDAGGQRVLVNRWSSFLKARLLCSVPSPGGAETHFDQLEDVFLLWPKVGKSPEVHALFSTVSAVFRGFAVCVYHMADIWEVFNGPFAHRDGPQYQWGPFGGKVPFPRPGVCPSKMTAQPGRPFGSTKDYPDEVLQFARTHPLMFRPVRPRRGRPVLVKTHLAQQLRQIVVDRVEAEDGTYDVIFLGTDSGSVLKVMALQAGGSAEPEEVVLEELQVFKVPAPITEMEISVKRVLSWVWPSCGCTNVRLTAAPALSAAWPGTRTVPGMAPPVPATAPVLASAGSAGRTSGMATLPCSAWARARKTRLGDLWPPPRSTAQSTTAPSWSASPGHPRPPCAGSCRGQRMGGLTR